A part of Geothrix oryzae genomic DNA contains:
- a CDS encoding efflux RND transporter permease subunit yields the protein MFLSDLSIRRPVLTVCIMLALVVLGLFSVKSLGIDQYPNTDIPTVTVSVIYPGASPESVKQDVVRKIEEAVNPIEKIKEISSTSQEGLGTLVIQFHLGRNVDNALNDVRTKIGQIRRDLPSNIEEPVISKFDPAQLPVLSLVVKPDAKHADMNDRELTRIAEDFLKRRIENINGVGKVDPAGGSTREILVNIDPKKLESQGLALQAVKSALGSDTMAIPSGNLLQGNREVSVKVDAKARTVADFNHVIVGNKEGRPIELQEVATIVDGIKERRSLARLDGKDVVALEIQRQTGGNTVAMVTAVEKALEEMKPELQKQGVEVVTAKDNARFIIDNVDDVNMSIYLGGLLTVIIVFFFLKSWRSTLITSLTLPVSVISTFIIMRVLDFTLNTMTLMGLSLAIGILIDDAIVVRENITRHAEMGKDHVTAAREGTAEIGPAVIATTLSILAVFVPVAFMGGIVGKFFFPFGIVVAFAVAVSLFVSFTLDPMLSAVWPDPEHEKSSDAHVHYRGRNPIMRSVEAFSRMLDRWEQLYKTAIEWSLNHRKTVMAMGGGSFVLAMGLSGLLGNNFMPDYDRGDLQVTFKAEPGSSLAATRDKAQAMEASIKAIPGVAFTYTTIGTGLNGTVNSGGIYVKLKEGRRPNQVIIRRQIREAFRSIPGVDAAVGPVNDWGMAFPIMVAVQAPDRDAVIQAVPLVKEALRSVPGAVDVTTSLDTGKPELKLVIDRKAASDLGVSPALVAQMVRPLVDGEKVAKYEDEKGEQRDVRVRLEDQQRRFTTQLANMTVQSTKDLGGGKHPLVRLNQVVRFEEGIAPAKLQRHDLMEEVEVDANFEGSTLGEVSAGAAKKVEELKASGRLPEGTRVEFLGQTRDQKETAGYMGTSLLLAVFFIYFVLASQFESFKLPIAIMASLPLSMVGMVLMLLVTGDSMSMMTSIGMILLMGLVTKNAILLVDHALHLEREEGISRRQAIIRAGTVRLRPILMTSFAMIGGMLPLFLALGAGAEMRAPMARAVVGGLITSTLLTLIVVPVFFEIVEDFSLAKVWGRIRRLLGRAEPEPEVVRPLAEAPDA from the coding sequence ATGTTCCTGTCTGACCTCTCCATCCGCAGGCCGGTCCTGACCGTCTGCATCATGCTGGCCCTGGTGGTGTTGGGACTCTTCTCCGTGAAGAGCCTGGGCATCGACCAGTACCCCAACACCGACATCCCCACCGTCACCGTCTCTGTGATCTACCCCGGCGCCAGCCCCGAGTCCGTCAAGCAGGATGTGGTCCGGAAGATCGAAGAAGCCGTCAACCCCATCGAGAAGATCAAGGAGATCAGCTCCACCAGCCAGGAGGGCCTGGGCACGCTCGTGATCCAGTTCCACCTGGGCCGCAATGTCGACAACGCGCTGAATGATGTGCGCACGAAGATCGGCCAGATCCGCCGGGATCTCCCCAGCAACATCGAGGAGCCCGTCATCTCCAAGTTCGACCCCGCGCAGCTCCCGGTGCTCTCCCTGGTGGTGAAGCCGGATGCCAAGCATGCGGACATGAACGACCGGGAGCTCACCCGCATCGCCGAGGACTTCCTCAAGCGGCGCATCGAGAACATCAACGGGGTGGGCAAGGTGGATCCGGCGGGGGGCAGCACCCGCGAGATCCTCGTCAACATCGATCCCAAGAAGCTGGAATCCCAGGGCCTGGCCCTCCAGGCCGTGAAGAGCGCCCTGGGCAGCGACACCATGGCCATTCCCAGCGGCAACCTCCTCCAGGGCAACCGCGAAGTGTCCGTGAAGGTGGATGCCAAGGCCCGCACCGTGGCCGACTTCAACCATGTGATCGTGGGCAACAAGGAAGGCCGCCCCATCGAGCTGCAGGAAGTGGCGACGATCGTGGATGGCATCAAGGAGCGCCGTAGCCTCGCGCGCCTGGACGGCAAGGATGTGGTTGCCCTGGAAATCCAGCGGCAGACCGGCGGCAATACCGTCGCCATGGTGACGGCCGTGGAGAAGGCGCTGGAAGAGATGAAGCCCGAGCTGCAGAAGCAGGGCGTGGAAGTGGTCACGGCCAAGGACAACGCCCGCTTCATCATCGACAATGTCGACGATGTGAACATGTCCATCTACCTGGGTGGCCTGCTCACAGTCATCATCGTCTTCTTCTTCCTGAAGAGCTGGCGCTCCACGCTGATCACCAGCCTCACGCTTCCAGTGTCCGTGATCTCCACCTTCATCATCATGCGGGTGCTGGATTTCACCCTGAACACCATGACCCTCATGGGTCTCAGCCTGGCCATCGGCATCCTCATCGACGACGCCATCGTGGTCCGCGAGAACATCACCCGGCATGCGGAAATGGGCAAGGACCATGTCACCGCCGCCCGCGAGGGCACGGCGGAGATCGGCCCCGCGGTCATCGCCACGACGCTGTCCATCCTGGCGGTGTTCGTGCCCGTGGCCTTCATGGGCGGCATCGTGGGCAAGTTCTTCTTCCCCTTCGGCATCGTCGTGGCCTTCGCCGTGGCCGTCTCGCTGTTCGTGAGCTTCACGCTGGATCCGATGCTGAGTGCCGTGTGGCCCGATCCCGAACACGAGAAGAGTTCCGACGCCCATGTGCACTACCGGGGTCGCAATCCCATCATGCGCAGCGTGGAGGCCTTCAGCCGCATGCTCGACCGCTGGGAACAGCTCTACAAGACGGCCATCGAGTGGTCCCTGAACCACCGCAAGACGGTCATGGCCATGGGCGGCGGCAGCTTCGTGCTGGCCATGGGCCTCTCGGGCCTGCTCGGCAACAACTTCATGCCCGACTATGACCGGGGCGATCTGCAGGTGACCTTCAAGGCCGAACCAGGCTCCAGCCTGGCCGCCACCCGCGACAAGGCCCAGGCCATGGAAGCCTCCATCAAGGCCATCCCCGGCGTGGCCTTCACCTACACCACCATCGGCACGGGCCTGAACGGCACCGTGAATTCCGGCGGCATCTATGTGAAGTTGAAGGAAGGCCGCCGTCCCAACCAGGTGATCATCCGCCGCCAGATCCGCGAAGCCTTCCGCTCCATCCCCGGCGTGGATGCGGCCGTGGGGCCGGTGAACGACTGGGGCATGGCCTTCCCCATCATGGTGGCCGTGCAGGCGCCGGACCGGGACGCGGTCATCCAGGCCGTGCCTCTGGTGAAGGAGGCCCTGCGCAGCGTTCCGGGTGCCGTGGATGTGACCACCAGCCTGGACACCGGCAAGCCCGAGCTGAAGCTCGTCATCGATCGCAAGGCAGCCTCCGATCTGGGGGTGAGCCCGGCCCTGGTGGCCCAGATGGTGCGCCCCCTGGTGGACGGCGAAAAGGTGGCGAAGTATGAAGACGAGAAGGGCGAGCAGCGCGATGTGCGCGTCCGCCTCGAGGATCAGCAGCGCCGTTTCACGACGCAACTGGCGAACATGACGGTGCAGAGCACCAAGGATCTGGGCGGCGGCAAGCACCCGCTGGTGCGCCTCAACCAGGTGGTGCGCTTCGAGGAGGGGATCGCCCCCGCCAAGCTCCAGCGCCATGATCTGATGGAAGAAGTGGAGGTCGATGCGAACTTCGAGGGCTCCACCCTCGGCGAAGTCAGCGCCGGCGCCGCCAAGAAGGTGGAGGAACTGAAGGCGAGCGGCAGGCTGCCCGAAGGCACCCGGGTCGAGTTCCTGGGCCAGACCCGGGACCAGAAGGAGACCGCGGGCTACATGGGAACCTCGCTGTTGCTGGCGGTGTTCTTCATCTACTTCGTGCTCGCGAGCCAGTTCGAGAGCTTCAAGCTGCCCATCGCCATCATGGCCAGCCTGCCGCTCTCCATGGTGGGCATGGTGCTGATGCTGCTGGTGACGGGCGACTCCATGTCCATGATGACGAGCATCGGCATGATCCTCCTGATGGGCCTGGTGACGAAGAACGCCATCCTGCTGGTGGATCACGCCCTCCATCTGGAGCGCGAAGAAGGCATCTCCCGTCGCCAGGCCATCATCCGCGCAGGCACGGTGCGGTTGCGGCCCATCCTCATGACCAGCTTCGCCATGATCGGCGGCATGCTCCCGCTCTTCCTGGCGCTGGGCGCCGGGGCCGAGATGCGGGCTCCCATGGCCCGGGCCGTGGTGGGGGGCCTCATCACCTCCACCCTGCTCACGCTCATCGTGGTGCCGGTGTTCTTCGAGATCGTCGAGGACTTCAGCCTGGCCAAGGTCTGGGGCCGGATCCGGCGCCTGCTGGGTCGAGCCGAGCCGGAGCCCGAGGTGGTCCGCCCCCTCGCCGAAGCCCCGGATGCCTGA
- a CDS encoding TolC family protein, with protein MRTATALLLSAFLANAIRGGEPLSLARALRLAGSASQAADASRLSLAGAQEETAQVKGLYWPEIQLQGGYRVMEHRSELLSQPMRVGPLAVPPQVFPTEDRQSWRYKASIQYLLWDFGRREGAMSASRAREEAVAHAGQADLKKAQGEVAARYFSLLNMKAQKQVLAQRGKTLESHLAQARALFEQGVVARNDLLRTEVALRAVGDADHALDQAYASAMEGLNIAMGLPAETPQDLPETSEGPPTPPWDEPACRALATHRNETVRSARAKVQALADQAGYRRKDRLPTVAAEASHTYAQNPYMVHEHDTSLFVGLSWKVFDGGIRTARIRQAEAETTRARRDLQEAERQAGQAAAAALRAFRQSLREMETAGANVASAEENLRIVGDQYREGLVRNTEVLEAESVLAESRSALADRRYRAYAQQAALLATLGEDLPAFYETHASREK; from the coding sequence ATGAGAACCGCGACCGCCCTCCTGCTCAGCGCCTTCCTGGCCAACGCGATCCGCGGCGGCGAACCCCTCAGCCTGGCCAGGGCCCTGAGGCTGGCCGGATCGGCCTCTCAGGCGGCGGATGCCTCCCGGCTGAGCCTGGCAGGAGCCCAGGAGGAGACCGCTCAGGTGAAGGGACTCTACTGGCCGGAGATCCAGCTCCAGGGCGGCTACCGGGTCATGGAGCACCGGTCGGAGCTGCTCAGTCAGCCCATGAGGGTCGGACCCCTCGCCGTCCCCCCCCAGGTCTTCCCCACCGAGGACCGGCAATCCTGGCGCTACAAGGCCTCCATCCAATACCTGCTGTGGGATTTCGGCCGGCGGGAGGGAGCGATGTCGGCCTCCCGCGCCCGGGAGGAGGCCGTGGCCCACGCCGGTCAGGCCGACCTGAAGAAGGCCCAGGGCGAGGTGGCCGCGCGGTACTTCAGCCTCCTGAACATGAAGGCCCAGAAGCAGGTGCTGGCCCAGCGTGGCAAGACCCTGGAAAGCCACCTGGCCCAGGCCAGGGCCCTCTTCGAGCAGGGGGTGGTGGCCCGCAACGACCTCCTCCGCACGGAGGTGGCCCTCCGCGCCGTGGGCGACGCGGACCATGCCCTGGACCAGGCCTACGCCTCCGCCATGGAGGGGCTCAACATCGCCATGGGCCTTCCCGCCGAAACCCCGCAGGACCTGCCTGAGACCTCCGAGGGCCCCCCCACCCCGCCCTGGGACGAACCGGCCTGCCGGGCCCTGGCCACCCACCGGAACGAAACCGTGCGCAGCGCCCGGGCCAAGGTCCAGGCCCTGGCGGATCAGGCGGGGTACCGTCGCAAGGACCGCCTCCCGACGGTGGCCGCCGAGGCCAGCCATACCTATGCCCAGAACCCTTACATGGTCCATGAGCACGACACGAGCCTCTTCGTCGGCCTTTCCTGGAAGGTCTTCGACGGGGGGATCCGCACCGCCCGGATCCGCCAGGCGGAAGCCGAAACCACCCGCGCCCGCCGGGATCTCCAGGAAGCGGAGCGCCAGGCGGGCCAAGCCGCGGCAGCAGCCCTGAGGGCCTTCCGGCAATCCCTGCGCGAGATGGAGACGGCCGGGGCGAATGTGGCTTCGGCCGAGGAGAACCTCCGCATCGTGGGCGATCAGTACCGCGAAGGGCTGGTGCGGAACACAGAGGTGCTGGAGGCCGAGTCCG
- a CDS encoding CerR family C-terminal domain-containing protein: MNAQSTDASLDTRQRLIEAAILTFAEKGFDGAGIREIAQRAKANSALVTYHFSGKEGLYLECLRFIFARKACRVAELAAAPSPEGPDARAAALQQLKNHIWAFMQDLMACDPADPQDPLGEAAMALMAREMQAPRPVSSALLMEQIRPHVDHLMQCLQVLRPDLSWGELLNMGMSIQGQLLYFRNSLGIARLIRGNPNYPEDLEEVIRHFTDFSLRGLGIPEAFPQPRI; the protein is encoded by the coding sequence ATGAACGCTCAATCGACCGATGCCTCCCTTGATACCCGCCAACGCCTGATCGAGGCTGCGATCCTGACCTTTGCCGAAAAGGGCTTTGATGGGGCTGGCATCCGCGAGATCGCCCAGCGGGCCAAGGCCAATTCCGCCCTCGTGACCTACCACTTCAGCGGCAAGGAGGGGCTCTATCTGGAATGCCTCCGGTTCATCTTCGCCCGGAAGGCCTGCCGCGTGGCCGAGTTGGCCGCCGCCCCCTCCCCCGAGGGGCCGGACGCCCGCGCGGCCGCGCTCCAGCAGCTCAAGAACCACATCTGGGCCTTCATGCAGGATCTGATGGCCTGCGATCCGGCTGATCCCCAGGATCCCCTGGGCGAGGCGGCCATGGCGCTCATGGCCCGCGAGATGCAGGCGCCCCGCCCGGTGTCCTCGGCCCTCCTCATGGAGCAGATCCGGCCCCATGTGGACCACCTCATGCAGTGCCTGCAGGTGCTGCGCCCAGACCTCTCCTGGGGCGAGCTCCTGAACATGGGCATGAGCATCCAGGGGCAGCTGCTCTATTTCCGCAACTCCCTGGGCATCGCCCGGCTCATCCGCGGCAACCCGAACTATCCGGAGGATCTCGAGGAGGTCATCCGGCACTTCACCGACTTCAGCCTGCGTGGGCTCGGCATCCCCGAAGCCTTCCCCCAGCCGAGGATCTGA
- a CDS encoding TolC family protein — MFLFAPPVLQAPAPTAAPAPEAPLTLDLVGALARARHENPLLRAAKARVDERRGLITSTRADALPQLTLVGDFTRVRDVSILNSGFADSAATFGLSPTSLVGARSIYTSQANLTQPLFYWGKLGTAVDIAKMGEQEATLAYTTSELDVLHGVAKAYLGVQAAQAEQEVIETRRKTAEQFVADVKARLEAQTATELDRLRAESELLAVIPEALQAEANVKRAMEVLNGQLGLDPKAPLALAPLGLPEAAPKPAGAERSELAQLKQQEAMYRANEKIITSDLRPKFDLSASYGYQAGKSDNLFKEPYDTWKVSVTMKFPIFDGLRSSGKRAQNTAQLEQVKQSRIDRERTVAIEQSTADRELEKAMALNEAARRAHDATVEALRMSRESFEQGLITSLDLLQAERAERQAESQRRRAELGLWSARFDQRRSLGLPPL, encoded by the coding sequence ATGTTTTTGTTCGCCCCTCCCGTTCTCCAAGCTCCGGCGCCGACCGCGGCACCCGCCCCCGAGGCTCCACTGACGCTGGACCTGGTCGGCGCCCTGGCCCGGGCCAGGCATGAGAACCCGCTGCTCCGGGCCGCCAAGGCCCGCGTGGACGAGCGCCGCGGCCTCATCACCAGCACCCGGGCCGATGCCCTGCCGCAGCTCACCCTCGTGGGCGACTTCACCCGCGTGCGGGATGTCTCCATCCTCAACAGCGGCTTCGCAGACAGCGCCGCGACCTTCGGCCTGTCGCCGACCTCCCTGGTGGGCGCCCGCAGCATCTACACCAGCCAGGCGAACCTGACCCAGCCCCTGTTCTATTGGGGCAAGCTGGGCACGGCCGTGGACATCGCCAAGATGGGCGAACAGGAAGCCACCCTGGCCTATACGACCTCGGAGCTGGATGTCCTGCACGGCGTCGCCAAGGCCTACCTCGGGGTGCAGGCGGCCCAGGCCGAGCAGGAGGTCATCGAGACCCGCCGGAAGACGGCGGAGCAGTTCGTGGCGGATGTGAAGGCCCGGCTGGAGGCCCAGACCGCCACCGAGTTGGACCGCCTGCGGGCCGAGAGCGAGCTGCTGGCGGTCATTCCCGAGGCCCTCCAGGCGGAGGCCAATGTGAAGCGGGCCATGGAGGTGCTGAACGGGCAGCTGGGCCTGGATCCCAAGGCACCCCTCGCCCTGGCGCCCCTCGGTCTGCCGGAGGCCGCTCCCAAGCCGGCGGGCGCCGAGCGGAGCGAGCTGGCCCAGCTGAAGCAGCAGGAGGCCATGTACCGGGCCAACGAGAAGATCATCACCTCGGACCTGCGCCCCAAGTTCGACCTCAGCGCCAGCTACGGTTACCAGGCCGGGAAGAGCGACAACCTCTTCAAGGAGCCGTACGACACCTGGAAGGTGAGCGTCACGATGAAGTTCCCGATCTTCGACGGGCTGCGCAGCTCCGGCAAGAGGGCCCAGAACACGGCCCAGCTCGAACAGGTGAAGCAGTCCCGCATCGACCGGGAGCGGACCGTCGCCATCGAGCAGAGCACGGCGGACCGCGAGCTGGAGAAGGCCATGGCCCTGAACGAGGCCGCCCGCCGGGCCCATGACGCCACCGTTGAGGCGCTGCGCATGAGCCGCGAATCCTTCGAGCAGGGGCTCATCACCTCCCTCGACCTCCTGCAGGCGGAGCGCGCCGAACGCCAGGCCGAAAGCCAGCGCCGCCGCGCAGAACTGGGGCTCTGGTCCGCCCGCTTCGATCAGCGCCGCTCCCTCGGCCTGCCTCCTCTCTGA
- a CDS encoding TetR/AcrR family transcriptional regulator yields MTMDRKSLEKQQRKDLLLEAAGTVFGRKPFDEATMQEVAAEAQIGMQGLYEHFPSKQELYEQVMLRRAEQFFVQAEALLHTDRPPLEQLRAMFLAYADQFKGRAIWLPMFIHDRVYFDWGFESRFLPRLKEIYETERSRLKAILRQAVGAGQLQDLGEEFLTQLCFGVLEASLYHSHRSGIDESPGACVDRAIACFLRGAGATA; encoded by the coding sequence ATGACCATGGACCGAAAGAGTCTTGAAAAGCAGCAAAGAAAAGATTTGCTGTTGGAAGCAGCGGGCACGGTGTTCGGCCGGAAGCCCTTCGACGAGGCCACCATGCAGGAGGTCGCCGCCGAAGCCCAGATCGGGATGCAGGGCCTCTACGAGCACTTCCCCTCCAAGCAGGAGCTCTACGAACAGGTCATGCTCCGCCGGGCGGAGCAGTTCTTCGTCCAGGCGGAGGCCCTCCTCCACACCGACCGCCCGCCCCTGGAGCAGCTGCGGGCCATGTTCCTGGCCTACGCCGACCAGTTCAAGGGCCGGGCCATCTGGCTGCCCATGTTCATCCATGACCGGGTCTACTTCGACTGGGGTTTCGAATCCCGGTTCCTTCCCCGCCTGAAGGAGATCTACGAAACGGAACGGAGCCGCCTGAAGGCCATCCTCCGCCAGGCGGTGGGGGCCGGCCAGCTCCAGGACCTCGGTGAGGAGTTCCTCACGCAGCTCTGCTTCGGGGTGCTCGAGGCCTCCCTCTATCACAGCCACCGGAGCGGCATCGACGAGTCTCCCGGGGCCTGCGTGGACCGCGCCATCGCCTGCTTCCTCCGAGGGGCGGGGGCCACCGCATGA
- a CDS encoding efflux RND transporter periplasmic adaptor subunit: protein MNRKAILYIAVPAIVIAGAASFHRGKRNNELDHQATVKSEGTVPVTLVPVQERSFRPAVAFTGTLLAVNRAELKAEVTGRVTRVAVQEGDTVAAGALLGAQDEDDYQLGVQAAEAQAAQARAQALQAQRDNDRSVALLEKRSITRQAAQQAETAYNATRAAAQAAESNLGMARLRLKKARLVAPFAGQVARRAVQPGEMLNPGQVAFEVVDNRKLEVRADLPTEAMAQVKVGQRATFRAIGLDRLVEGRVAQVSPSLSQDGRTLRVRVEVPNPDGALKGGLFVEGVILGEGETKSPALPATLLKAQDRDAEIYIVEQEVARRRKVVLGTEQDGFRPVSGLAVGAQVVDSGKDLVGEGTRLRVISGAAPTSANGGPAAGGK from the coding sequence ATGAACCGAAAAGCCATCCTCTACATCGCCGTGCCCGCCATCGTGATCGCCGGGGCGGCCAGCTTCCACCGCGGCAAGCGCAACAATGAGCTGGATCACCAGGCCACGGTGAAGTCCGAGGGCACGGTACCCGTGACCCTGGTCCCCGTCCAGGAGCGGAGCTTCCGCCCTGCCGTGGCCTTTACGGGCACCCTGCTGGCGGTGAACCGGGCCGAACTGAAAGCCGAGGTCACCGGCCGGGTGACCCGGGTGGCCGTGCAGGAAGGTGACACCGTCGCCGCCGGCGCGCTGCTGGGAGCTCAGGACGAAGACGACTACCAGCTGGGCGTCCAGGCGGCCGAGGCCCAGGCGGCCCAGGCCCGGGCCCAGGCCCTCCAGGCCCAGCGCGACAATGACCGCTCCGTGGCCCTGCTGGAGAAGCGCAGCATCACGCGCCAGGCCGCCCAGCAGGCCGAGACCGCCTACAACGCCACCCGGGCCGCGGCCCAGGCCGCTGAAAGCAACCTGGGGATGGCGCGGCTGCGCCTGAAGAAGGCCCGCCTCGTGGCGCCCTTCGCGGGGCAGGTGGCCCGGCGCGCGGTGCAGCCCGGCGAGATGCTGAACCCTGGCCAGGTCGCCTTCGAAGTCGTGGACAACCGCAAGCTGGAGGTCCGCGCGGACCTTCCCACGGAGGCCATGGCCCAGGTGAAGGTCGGCCAGCGCGCCACCTTCCGGGCCATCGGCCTGGACCGCCTGGTCGAAGGCCGCGTCGCCCAGGTGAGTCCCAGCCTGTCCCAGGACGGCCGCACCCTGCGCGTCCGGGTGGAGGTCCCCAACCCGGATGGCGCGCTCAAGGGCGGCCTCTTCGTCGAAGGCGTGATCCTCGGCGAGGGCGAGACCAAGAGCCCGGCGCTGCCGGCCACCCTGCTGAAGGCCCAGGACCGTGACGCCGAGATCTACATCGTGGAGCAGGAGGTGGCGCGCCGGAGGAAGGTCGTCCTGGGAACCGAGCAGGACGGTTTCCGTCCGGTCAGCGGGCTCGCGGTCGGCGCGCAGGTGGTCGACAGCGGCAAGGACCTGGTGGGCGAGGGTACCCGCCTTCGCGTGATCAGCGGCGCCGCCCCAACCAGCGCGAATGGCGGCCCTGCCGCAGGAGGGAAGTGA